DNA sequence from the Halobacterium sp. DL1 genome:
GTCGGCGCGCTTGTCCCGGTACTCGGGCATGTTCGTGCGGCCGACGATGACCTGGTCGATGTCGATCCGGGGGTTGTTCTTCGGCTTGATGGTCTGCTCCTGGGTGGCGTGCAGGAAGTCGTAGAGGAACTCCCGCTGGAGTTTGAGCAGCTCCTCCCCGGAGAAGATGCCCCGGTTGGCGTTGCAGAACGCGCCCGCGTAGTCGAAGGCCCGCGGGTCGCTCTCGCCGTACACCGCGAGCTTCGAGTAGTTCACGTCTCCGGTCAGCTCGGTCTCGTCCTGGTTCTTCTTGTCCTTGGGCTCGAAGGTCTCGATGCAGTCCCTGCGGTTCTCGCTGGCGACGAGGCGGACGACCTCGACGTGGTTGTCGAGGACGGCCTCCAGGTCGTCGTCGTAGTGGGCCAGGAGTTCGTCCATGTAGAACTCGCTGGCCGGGTCGAGGGCCTGCTCGTTGCGCAGCGAGTAGGGGGCGTCGAGGCGCTCGTTGAGGTCCTCGATGATCTGCTGGCGCTGCTCGTTCGGGAGCAACACCAGCGGGTCCTGGTGCATCGGGGAGGTGACGGTGTCGTCGTTGGGGTCCTGGTCGTCGATGACCGAACAGAGGTTCGTCCACCGGAACGTGTACAGCCGCCCCTCCTCCTTGGAGGTGTAGTCCTCGTAGTAGCGTCGCACCTGCCGGTCGACGTCGGACTTGCCGGAGCCGACGGGACCGAGCAGGAGGATGATGCGCTTCTCCGGTCCGAGGCCACGAGCGCCGCTCTTGACCTTGTTCACGAACTCGTGGATGGACTCGTGGACTTCGCGCCCGAAGAACGTGTTCGCACCCTCGCCAAGTGGGTCCTCGGATGCCAGTTTGTACTCGACGACCCCGTCCTCCGTGTTCGACCCGTAGTAGTCGAACATGTCCGCAAGCCGCTGGTGGGCGTTCCGGGCGATGGAGGGGTCGTCGTACAGGGTTTCCAGATACCAGTCGTAGCTCCGAGCGTCGCGGAGGTCTGACGGGACTGATGCCTTGTACTGTTCGCTGAGGCGTTCGAGGGTTTCCGTCATGTTGGGTGTGGGTGTGACCTGGTGTCGTTACCCGGGGGTGCTACCAAGTCGTCTCTCACGGGGCGACAGGACGGGCGACCGCCGGGTGTAACACCGGCACTACTATTGTATTGGGGTGTGCTAACGTATAGGTTTGTCGCGGGGTGTCACACCCCTGTTCACATCACCAGATGGCGCGCAGTCGGGATACGCTGGAGAACGCACTCACGAGCTCCCGCTTCGCAGTTCTGTGTCGGCCTACCACTGCCGCGCCAACTGTAATTCAGGTAAACCAGACCGGCACTATATAGTGTCGTCGGGGTCGTAGTTCTCGGCCGTCTCCGTCGCCGCGCTCGCGTACCGCTTGATATCGTCCGGTTCAGTGACGTCACCGAGCTTTCCCGGTTCGACGTCGATGGCCGCTCTGGTGGGCCTGTCGTCGTCGAAACTCGTGAGCGCGCGCTCCTTCCGGAGGTACCGCTCGCCGTCCGTGGTTGCGTACTCGAGGATGATGAGGTTCTGCTCGTCGTCCGAGTACGTCCGTTCGGCCAGCCAGACCCGCACCGTCGAGTCGGTCATACCCACCCGTTCGTCCTCCACGTGGAAATATCCGCCCGCGCACCGACAGAACCCTTTTCCCGGCCTGCAGTCTAGGGCCGGCGATGGCAGACTCGCTGGCCGCCCAGCTCGAAGGGGACCTCGCCTGCGAGAACCTCCTCGGCTGCCTCCACGGCCTCTCGGACCTCGACCGCGAGTGCTTCCAGGCGCTCGTCGAGAGCGACGACCCGCTGACCGTCGACGAACTCACCGAGCGCGTCGACCGCGAGCGCTCGACGGCCTACCGCTCGGTCCACCGCCTCGTGGACGCCGGCGTCGTGCGCAAGCGCCAGCGCAACTCGGACCAGGGCGGCTACTACCACGTCTACCGCCCCGCGGACCCGGACATCGTGGCCGACGACATGCAGCGCCGCCTGAACGACTGGTACGCGAAGATGAGCGGACTCATCGCGGAGTTCCGCACTGAGTACGGCGACGAGGACGCGTAGGTTTCTCGGGTAGGGTCGTCCGAATTGGCTGTCTGGACAGTACTGTTATGTGGTAGCGTGACGCACACTACTGGCATGAACGGTGCGTCGTCCCGCCAGCCAACCTGGAGCCGTCCTGCCGACCGCGACATCATCGAGTTCCTCGACGAACGCGGCGCGGAGTATCCCGCCATCGTCGCCAACCGCATCGGGATGCACGCACCCTACGTCGAGACCCGCTGCGCGGAACTGGCAGAACGCGGACTCCTCGAAGCGGTCTCCGGCGAGGTGGTCTACCGGCTCACCGACGCCGGCGAGCGGGCCTGCGAGAGCGGCGTCCTGTCCGAGTGAACGACGCTTTACGTTTTCGACCCAAACACCGACCCATGAACCACGAGTCCTACCTCCGGGCCGTGGGGTTGCCGGAGTTCGCCGACGTCCCCTCGGACTCGCCCAAGCGCGGCGCGTCGCTCGTCGCCCGGCCCCCGCACGCCACGGTCACGGCCGACACCGTCGAAGAGCGCTACGTCTACCCAGTCCCCGAACTCGGTCCCGACGGAGCCTGCGGCGTCGGCCTCGCCGACGACCCGTACAACCTCGCACCCATCTGCGGACTGGAGTACGACCCCGAGCGGCTACGCGACCACCCGAACACCGCGCGCCTGGTCGCCCTCCAGGAGACCGTCGACCACCTCGCCGAGGAGACGGACGCCGACTGGCTCGGCGTCTACCGGCGCGCCACGAACGCCGACGGGGAGGGGGTGCTCGTCAAGGAAGCATACGTCGGTGAGCCGTCCCGCGCGGAGTTCCCGCTCACTGAGTCGTTCGCCGAGCGCTCGAACAACTCGTCGGTCGGTCTGAGCGGCGAGGCGGTGCTCGTCGAGGACGTCGCGGAGCACGACGGCCCGTACTACGAGTGCGACGACAGCGTGCGCAGCGAGTTCTGCTGTCCCATCCTGGCCGGCGATTCTGTCGTCGGCATCATCGACGCGGAGGCCCACGAACCCGATTTCTTCACCGAGCAGCGCGTGCTCACCATCGCGGGCACCTGCGCAGCGCTCGCCGATTCGGACCTCCTCACGCCACCGCGCGTCGAGGCCTGAGGAACCCGGCACACCTCCGAGAGTAGCGTCAGAGACTGGCGCTCGAACCCATTCTACTGTGGCGTTGCTGAGAAACTGACGACGGAGCGCAATTAGCGCACTCACTCCGCCCACGAGCGCTAAAGCTGCCACAAGATTTAATACAGGTGCCTTCGTCCGTGAAAAACGAACCATGGACGACCTCACCGGCTTCCAGCGCGACCTCCTCGTCGTCGCCGCTGGGCTCGAGGAACCGAACGGCCTCGACATCAAGAGCGAACTGGAGCAGTACTACACCTCGGAGATCAACCACGGGCGCCTCTACCCGAACCTCAACACGGTCGTCGAGAAGGGCCTCGTCGAGAAGGGCCAGAAGGACGAGCGCACGAACCAGTACGTCGTCACCGACCGCGGGGAACGGGAACTCGACGCCCGTCGCGACTGGGAGGACGACTACGTCGAGGCCGCCGACGACGAACAGACGGTCGCCGCGGACTGAGGCGGTTCCCTTCGCCGACAACGACGGAAGATTAACCACGCCCCTCCGCTAACGAGGAGGTATGCACGCCGACTCGCTCGCCCGCCACATTCGTTCGCTCGACGTCGGCACGCTCCGCGCCATCATCCGCTACGATGGTGACGAGTACGACATCGACTACAAGGCAGACCCCCTCGAGGAGCAGTTCACCGAGACCGAGTTCGAGGAAGTCGCGAAACACCTCGTGCTCAAGGGGTTCGACGACGGCGTCGAACAGCCGGAGTTCGCGCGGTTCGGTCACCTCGACGCGACTGTGCGGTGGTTCCAGCAGGTCGTCGTCTGTCAGGTCCCCTTCGACGACTGGTCGGGCATCCTCGTCAGCTTCGAACGCGAGAGCATAACCGACACCGGCCGCCTCATCGACGAGATTCTCGACTTCGTCGACGAGGAGGTCCATGAGGACCTCGAGTCCGAGGACCTCGCCGACGACCTCGCCGACGAGTTCACTAAGTAGCGAACGGCACTCAGTAGGGCACCCACTCGGTGCGGCCGTGCCCGAGACCGACGACGCGGAGTTCGTTCCCGTCGTCGGTCGTCCGCGTCTGAATCATCCCGTCGTACAGCGGGGCGAGCACGTCGAAGGCCTCCTTGCTGCTCGTGTCCAGCACACCGAGTCCGAGCCAGCCGAGGCGCTCGACGTGTCCCGCGAACACGTGGAGGAACCGGTAGACACGTCGCGTGTCCGCGTACATCAGCATCGTCGAGACGGTAGAGACGTTCATCCGGGCCTGCTCGCAGTTTCCCTCGAGGGACTGGAAGATGCCACCGAGGCGGATGCCGATGTCCGTGATGTCCCCGGGCGAACCCACGTACTTCACGAGGTCCTGGTCGCGGGTCGACTCGCCGCGCTGGCGGGTGACGCAGTCGACGATGCCGCCGCGGTTCTGCTTGACCGCCGTCCAGACGTTCGGCGCGCGCTGGCGAATCGTCTTCGTGCTGTCGCGGGTGCCGACCACGATGCCGCCCTCGCCGCGCTCGCAGCCCTCGTCGACGAGGGAGAGCGCGAACTCGCGTTTGCCCGTCAGCGGTGGCCCCGCCACGAGCAGGTTCGTCCCCGCGTCGATATTGTCGACGGGGAGTCGGTCGGAGACGTCGAAACTCGCCATTTACTATCCAAAGTACTCCGCGGACCGCGTAAAGTGTTTGTTGCTCCCGACTGTCAGTCGTGTTCCGCGCGCAGTTCCTCGATCAGCCCGCGGGCGGCCGTCCGAACGGACTCGTCGGAGGACAGCGACGGCTCCCAGCCCAGCGCCGAGAGCTTCTCGATGGAGAGGCGCATCTTCGGCACGTCGCCGGTCCAGCCCCGGTCGCCACCCGTGTACTCGTAGTCGGGGTCGAGGTCCATCTCCTCGGCGACGATGTCCGCGATGGCGTTGACGGACGTCGTCGTGCGCGTGCCAAGGTTGTAGGTGTTCAGGTCGTCGTCAGCGTGCTCGACGACGTGGATCATGGCGTCCACGCACTCCTCGACGTGGAGGTAGGACTTCTCCTGGCGACCGTTCCCGAGGATGGTGAGCGTCTCCGGGTTCTCGAGCAGTTTCTCGATGAAGTCCGGGACGACGTTGCCGCGCTGTTTCGGCCCGACGATGTTCGCGAACCGGTACATCCACGACTGGATGCCGTAGGAGTGGGCGTACGTCGAGACGAGGCCCTCGTCGGCGAGTTTGCTCGCGCCGTAGATGGAGATGGGTTCGAGGGGCGCGTAATCCTCCGGGGTCGGCATCGGCGCCTCGCCGTACACCGTCGAGGAGGACGTGAACGCCAGTTTGTCGACGCCCACCTCGTCCATGCGCTCGAGGACGTTGTACGTCATCTCGCCGTTCTCCTCGAACAGCACGCGGGGTTCCCCGTAGTTCGTGTCCGTGTACGCCGCGAAGTGGAAGACGATGTCCACGTCCTCGGTTATGACCTCGGCCACGTCCTCGGGGTCACACATGTCTGCCTCGACGAACTCGACGCCGTCGGGCACGCGCTCCCGGGTCCCCTTCGAGAGATTGTCGACCGCGAGCACGTCGTTGTCCGGCGCGAGTTCGGCGGCGAGGTGGGAGCCGACGAGGCCCGCAGCGCCGGTGACGACGACGCGCTGCTCGGAGAGTTGCATACAGAGTCGTCCACTGCGCTCGCAAAGTGCTTTCCGATGCCCGCTGTGTCAGAGACCCACGCGCTCCGCGCTCCACGCCCAGAGTCGCTCGGCGAGCGGGTCGTCGGTTGCCGCGGGGGACGGCTCGACGGGCGAACAGTCCCGGAAGTACGCCCCGTTCTCACCGGATTCGCGTTCGGTAGCCGCGAGGTACGTCGGCGTCACCGCGGCCGACGACGGCGTGTCGACGCGCCCGAGTGTCACCAACCGCGGGACGGCCGAGAGGACCCACATCAGCGCCCGCACCGGTAGCGAGGCGTTCCGCCAGATGCCAGTCGCCGGGACGAACCCCGGGTGACAGGAGACGGACGTGAGGCCGACAGAGCGCCGGGCGAGTTCCCGGGCGAACAGCACGTTCGCGAGTTTCGAGCGGCCGTAGGCGTCGAGCCCGTCGTAGTCCTCGACAGCAGTCACGTCGTCGAAGTCGAGGGTGGCGCGCCGGTGGACTTCCGAGGCGACCGTGACGACGCGCCCGCCCGGGGGGATGGCGTCGCGCAGGCGGTTCGTCAGCAGGAACGGCGAGAGGTGGTTGGCGTGGAACGTCCGCTCGACGCCCAGTCGAGTCAGTCGCCCGTCGTCGAAGTGCGCGCCCGCGTTGTTCACGAGCACGTCGAG
Encoded proteins:
- a CDS encoding prkA-type serine/threonine protein kinase, whose protein sequence is MTETLERLSEQYKASVPSDLRDARSYDWYLETLYDDPSIARNAHQRLADMFDYYGSNTEDGVVEYKLASEDPLGEGANTFFGREVHESIHEFVNKVKSGARGLGPEKRIILLLGPVGSGKSDVDRQVRRYYEDYTSKEEGRLYTFRWTNLCSVIDDQDPNDDTVTSPMHQDPLVLLPNEQRQQIIEDLNERLDAPYSLRNEQALDPASEFYMDELLAHYDDDLEAVLDNHVEVVRLVASENRRDCIETFEPKDKKNQDETELTGDVNYSKLAVYGESDPRAFDYAGAFCNANRGIFSGEELLKLQREFLYDFLHATQEQTIKPKNNPRIDIDQVIVGRTNMPEYRDKRADEKMEAFNDRTKRVDFPYVLEYEEEALIYDKLLSNADVPDIHVEPHTLDMAGLFGVLTRVKEPDNDRVGLLEKAKAYNGELDEVDDVDPEKLREEAASSGEREGMSGVSPRFVGDEIAAAIMQSMDRERGFLSPLTVFNRLEDNVGQHGSIPEDKVEGYQRLLELVREEYRERAIEDVRHALAYDLDEIQSQGEKYMDHVMAYIDDDTVADELTGREQEPDETFLRAVEEQLGVPEDRKDDFRQEVSNWVSRRAREGEPFDPQDNDRLRRALERKLWEDKKHNINFSALVSNAEFDDDGDGNDWVAALVDRGYSEAGAREVLEFAGAEVAKAELES
- a CDS encoding TrmB family transcriptional regulator, whose amino-acid sequence is MADSLAAQLEGDLACENLLGCLHGLSDLDRECFQALVESDDPLTVDELTERVDRERSTAYRSVHRLVDAGVVRKRQRNSDQGGYYHVYRPADPDIVADDMQRRLNDWYAKMSGLIAEFRTEYGDEDA
- a CDS encoding repressor; translated protein: MNGASSRQPTWSRPADRDIIEFLDERGAEYPAIVANRIGMHAPYVETRCAELAERGLLEAVSGEVVYRLTDAGERACESGVLSE
- a CDS encoding histidine kinase — its product is MNHESYLRAVGLPEFADVPSDSPKRGASLVARPPHATVTADTVEERYVYPVPELGPDGACGVGLADDPYNLAPICGLEYDPERLRDHPNTARLVALQETVDHLAEETDADWLGVYRRATNADGEGVLVKEAYVGEPSRAEFPLTESFAERSNNSSVGLSGEAVLVEDVAEHDGPYYECDDSVRSEFCCPILAGDSVVGIIDAEAHEPDFFTEQRVLTIAGTCAALADSDLLTPPRVEA
- a CDS encoding PadR family transcriptional regulator is translated as MDDLTGFQRDLLVVAAGLEEPNGLDIKSELEQYYTSEINHGRLYPNLNTVVEKGLVEKGQKDERTNQYVVTDRGERELDARRDWEDDYVEAADDEQTVAAD
- a CDS encoding UDP-glucose 4-epimerase: MQLSEQRVVVTGAAGLVGSHLAAELAPDNDVLAVDNLSKGTRERVPDGVEFVEADMCDPEDVAEVITEDVDIVFHFAAYTDTNYGEPRVLFEENGEMTYNVLERMDEVGVDKLAFTSSSTVYGEAPMPTPEDYAPLEPISIYGASKLADEGLVSTYAHSYGIQSWMYRFANIVGPKQRGNVVPDFIEKLLENPETLTILGNGRQEKSYLHVEECVDAMIHVVEHADDDLNTYNLGTRTTTSVNAIADIVAEEMDLDPDYEYTGGDRGWTGDVPKMRLSIEKLSALGWEPSLSSDESVRTAARGLIEELRAEHD
- a CDS encoding short-chain dehydrogenase produces the protein MVRPEVGASVQRRDLTGTTALVTGATGGVGREVALALGRLGADVLVHGRDRDRGERVANELRELGSDTSFFQAEYTDVDEVERLAERVHGRVDELDVLVNNAGAHFDDGRLTRLGVERTFHANHLSPFLLTNRLRDAIPPGGRVVTVASEVHRRATLDFDDVTAVEDYDGLDAYGRSKLANVLFARELARRSVGLTSVSCHPGFVPATGIWRNASLPVRALMWVLSAVPRLVTLGRVDTPSSAAVTPTYLAATERESGENGAYFRDCSPVEPSPAATDDPLAERLWAWSAERVGL